CACCTCTCGGAGACCACAAGTCCCAGCATGCAAAGCTCCTGTTAGAAAAGGGCCACTAACTAGACCAGGATGCAACGCTCTGCGAAGGGGGCGGGGCTCTCTATAGGGGCGGCCCAGTGGTAGCGTCGCCTGGGCAACTCCAATTAGGTGACAGAATACACTTCCGCTTCCGCCTCTGAGCCCTGGGACCGGGAGTTTGCACGACTTCGTAGATGTGACGCCATCCGTCTGCGACCGCGCGGTTCTGGAGGTTACGCTGGGTGGCCTCTCTCCGGTTTGAAGCCCTAGGGCAGTTCCTTGTCGTCTGCGGCCTCTGACCTGGGAGCAAAGAGAAAAGCGGCGAGATGACGGACCGCTACACCATCCACAGCCAGCTAGAGCATCTGCAGTCCAAGTACATTGGCACCGGCCACGCCGACACCACCAAGTGGGAGTGGCTGGTGAACCAGCACCGCGACTCCTACTGCTCCTACATGGGCCACTTCGACCTTCTCAACTACTTCGCCATTGCCGAGAATGAGAGCAAAGCGCGAGTCCGCTTCAACTTGATGGAGAAGATGCTGCAGCCTTGCGGCCCGCCAGCCGACAAGCCGGAGGAGAACTGAGACCCCGCCGTGTCACCGCTGTATGTGAGCACCTCTCCCTGAGTTCCGCCGGTTTGCCGTCATTCCCGCGTGTTCCTCCCCCAAGGGGACTGATTTTCCATGGCTCTGCTTCTCGTGCTTTACTTGTGCAGAGGTGCTTACTGGGGGCGTCCCGCCTGACCTGCCTTCCTGTGGACCCTGTTTTCTTGTGGAACACAGCGTTGGGAGACCGTCAGGGCTCCTGAGAACTGTTACAGGACCGTGGAGAGAGCCTAAAGCCAGCAAACGTTAGAGAAGACGGCACTGGAGTGAGACGGGATTTAGAGGCTCGTTTCCGGCTAGTTGATTATCGTTGTTGTTTTTTCCATAAAGTTTGGAAATGTTTCAGTCTCTTGGTGTGGACTacttgtgttctggtggagggGTCCAGGGACGGCTCTGGAACTGTGGTTTCAGGGGAGGCGGGAGGATGGGGGGGGGATAAATAAGGGGAGGGTTGCGGAGGGGTTGGGCGGTAGTGCAGGACCAACGTTCATTGCCGGACACTTAAATGCGTTCTGCACAACCTTTAGAATGTTCCCCAACCCCGACTTTTCCCAAGAGCTTTTTTCAGGCCCCTAACGCTTTCAGTATTGAGGTTTGTGATCATTgtatcccttctttttctttcattcaaaaatacCTTTGCTGGCATTGCCCTCTCTCTGTAAATTGCATCCTCTCTTTCTTTTGGGACTTTGTGGACGTGTCTCCAGAATTGACAAGCTGTCAAAACGAGTTCTTTCATTAATTcaccattcaacaaatatctgttg
The genomic region above belongs to Physeter macrocephalus isolate SW-GA chromosome 10, ASM283717v5, whole genome shotgun sequence and contains:
- the SF3B5 gene encoding splicing factor 3B subunit 5; its protein translation is MTDRYTIHSQLEHLQSKYIGTGHADTTKWEWLVNQHRDSYCSYMGHFDLLNYFAIAENESKARVRFNLMEKMLQPCGPPADKPEEN